atgtcaaactaatttTGTAATAATGAAAAATCTGTATCTTAAACAAAAACCGGAAATATTCTGCTAACATGATGGATAGTGATGGGGAGTATTGTAATAATTGCACTGCTTGTGTAAGATTTATCTTACAAGTGCAGGCACAATATTTATCCTTAAAAGTCCTGCAGCTACATGAGGATTAATTACATCCGCAACTTTGTTTGTGAGTTGAAATCTTTAAAGTAAACACTTTTTTAGGCTTAGACGTACAAGTAATGCATTTGCAGCTGATTTGTTTTCAGTTAAACAATCAGCAAAGCATCAGCGTGTCACTATGGAAATATATCCCCCGTTACCctaaaaaaacccacaacatgAGATTTTGTTGTTTGGCTTGCTATTGCAGTTTTCCGCCAGATACCAGGCTGACATTTAAAGACAACGAACACCAAACCCCAATGAATCTAAGAGGGTCGTCTGTGGTGACAGTTTAGAGTGAGCGCCAtcgttctctctctttcctgttGTCGCTCAGTCGCCTTGCATCATATGTGTGTTGGGTTCCTCGCACAACTTAATCTCAACAAATCCTTCGAACTTGTGAAGTGTAGGTGAGACGTATTTGTGCTGCATTTAAGGCACTTCAATACGAAAACCATCATTAACAcagaaaatgttacttttttcaGTCACAACAGTCTTTTGGGTTTACAGATGTCATCTTTTGGTAGAACCAAAATTGAAGACTAGGCTGCTTCTCCATTCATTATAATATTTCAGTGCAAATTAGTAAAAGAAAGTGTGTCTTATTTGTTCACATTTGAGTGGCATTCCTGTTTTGAGACCATCTCACAATGAAATTCTGCACCACGTCTGACTTGGCGAGGTGAGTCATTGTCCAAACAAGAAACCCTTGAGCTTCTAGAATGTCTCATACATGAGTCTGTACTGCTTCCTCTTTACTGAAGATGTGGTACACGTTGCGTGAAACTTGGGGTAAAACTTAGGCTCAATCAGTCGGTCTCAGTCTTTATGACTTGAAGAGTTTGGGATAAAGGGCCTTAATAGGAGATGAGTTTGTGATAACGTTCCCAGAGGAAATGGTCGTCTCCATTCCACCCTCCAACTTCTGGGCTGTCACCTCAGATTTACTAAAACTGCACTCCAGGAACGGCATCCCAATCTTCTTCACCTGACCATCTCGGGTCATCAGACACGGCCGACAGAGCAGCCGCAGAATGGCTCTCCTCATGTCCTTGCTGGTCAGGGTGTAGATGATTGGGTTGAGCAGCGAGTTGACCATGGCTACTCCCAGGAAGTAATCTGCCTTGTAGAGGAGCGGACAGCTGCGGGTGGGGGAGAAAAAgtccaggaggagcaggacgaaGAGGGGCAGCCAGCAGGCGATGAAGACCCCTAGCACGATGGTGACGGTCTTGAGGAGGGCGATGTACTTCTGCGACTTCCTCGCCAAGCCCTTCCTCATGCTGCCCGTCAGGCCCAGCCGCTGCCGCTGCGTGTTGGTGCGCACGATGCGGAACACCCTGACGTAGAGGACCACGATGGCCAGGAGCACCGCGCTAAACACGGACACGCAGCCGAGGATGTAGCTCTTGGCATAAAGCGGGAGGACTGTCGAACACTGGTCCAGTCTGCGGATGCAGTTCCACCCCAAAATCGGGAGAACCCCCAAAAACCCTGCCAAGGCCCAACTGGCAGCAATCAGGGCCAACATCCGTCCCCGCTTTGCCCCGTGGTAGGGCCTCATGGTCACCATAGTAACATGGCGTTCAATTGCAATGGCCAGTAGACTAATGATAGAGGCGGCCAGAGTGATGaagacccctccctccctgaggAACCATAGCAACGGCGTCAGTCTCAACGTATTGTGTCCGGACATGATGATGTTGGCCATGTATGTAATCCCGGCCAGCAGATCGGACAGAGTCAGGTTGCCCAGAAGGTAATACATGGGCAGGTGGAACTTCTTGTTCCTCCAAATAGCGATGAGAACCACAGCGTTCTCCAGGACAATGAGGAGACACACGACCAGGAACGCAATGTTCTCGGGCTTGAGTCCCTCGCGGTAGCGGTCTTTCTGCAGCTTTCCGGTGTAGTTGTAATGCTGCACGAGCACTGAGTTGTCCTGGTACTCCCAGAAGAACTGCATGTAGTTGGGCAAGGAGACGTTGGGGACAGTGTGGAGGACGGGCGTACACGGGGGAGTCCCCGCCTGAGCAGAACTCCAAGCCTCCATGATTTGTGATACTTTTCTTCTATTCTGCCCGCAGTCGGTGGCtataaagtcctttttgttggCATGCTTTTGGCAGAGCTGTGATGAATGTGCCTCAGTGCAAACAAAAAAGACTCGTATTCAATGTCTTGAATTAAGGAAGAGTTTATCCCCAGATTCTCCTGCCGTTTTTTTTCTGCCAGAAGACGGTGCTCTTGAGCTCTGCTTGTCCAGGTAACAGGGTCCCGCTGCAGAAAGACATGTGGAAAAGCATGAAAATGATGTAAGAAAGGACCACAGATCGCTGAAACCATGATCCTTAAAGATGAACCTTGAAAACATCACACACTTAAAATATACAAGTAAAAAGTCATACATTTTGAAAGGGCTAAGTTGTGTTGCACTGAAGTTTAAGACACATTGACATATAAAACGTTATGAGTCAAAAAACTTGAATCAAACTTCCACATGAAAGCAAAGCGTAGGCTGGTGATGTGGGTTccaaagcagtgtgtgtctgcatctctTCCTCTCATGCAGTAAGCATATATGCAAGGATAAATTGTTAGATAAGTTGAATGCATACATTCTTCTGACATCTGAGTATTGATTGGGACAACATGAAACTTGAACTAGTCATGATCTCATGAATGTGATACAAAAGGACAGAgggatcattttaaaataacatattCAGCCTTGACAACTTTCTTTAAAGTGTGTTTCAGTCACTTTGAGGTTGTTGGACAGAAACTATCACAAAATGTGTACTCAATTTGGCGCACATACAGCCGCTTCCCCATTCCACCTTCACAGCACAGATTAAGTGGGTTTAAAGTCTCCCACACCTGCAAATACCCTTAAACAGCGCGGGCAAAGTTGatgacactttaaaaaaagcatatacgtaatatacataaataaataaatatatttaatgtataAAACAATCAGGGCTGATTAGGGTTGCTTTCTTTTGAGTCTCTGTCGTGAGAGGGAAGGATTTTGCGGCCTCTCGAGTCATATGTTACCAAACATTTACCAAACGGTCTGGAGATTTCAATGCATTCAATCTGCTGCCAAAAATTTGATGATGATCACAAGAATTGAAATTTCTGTTTAGAATAATGCTGCAATAATAGGGGCCGTAAAGCCATGGATTGATTCAAACATCCCATTgaaacaaaccacaaacaatCCTTTAACAGTGATAGTTGTTTTAACTTTCTAttagaaaaacatgaaacacatACAGCAATACAAAGTCCATGAAAACACACTGAATGAAGGAAAGAGAATCACTAAGAAGTTACCTTTGAATTGATCTCAAGCTGATGTTTATCACCTCGTCTGCTTCTCACAGGAGAATCCAAACACACCACAGAGTGAGTCACAGTCAGACTGACGAGGCAGAGAGCTCAGTTGAAACATGCAACAGCTAAAGGGGGG
The sequence above is a segment of the Gasterosteus aculeatus chromosome 9, fGasAcu3.hap1.1, whole genome shotgun sequence genome. Coding sequences within it:
- the s1pr5b gene encoding sphingosine 1-phosphate receptor 5b — its product is MEAWSSAQAGTPPCTPVLHTVPNVSLPNYMQFFWEYQDNSVLVQHYNYTGKLQKDRYREGLKPENIAFLVVCLLIVLENAVVLIAIWRNKKFHLPMYYLLGNLTLSDLLAGITYMANIIMSGHNTLRLTPLLWFLREGGVFITLAASIISLLAIAIERHVTMVTMRPYHGAKRGRMLALIAASWALAGFLGVLPILGWNCIRRLDQCSTVLPLYAKSYILGCVSVFSAVLLAIVVLYVRVFRIVRTNTQRQRLGLTGSMRKGLARKSQKYIALLKTVTIVLGVFIACWLPLFVLLLLDFFSPTRSCPLLYKADYFLGVAMVNSLLNPIIYTLTSKDMRRAILRLLCRPCLMTRDGQVKKIGMPFLECSFSKSEVTAQKLEGGMETTISSGNVITNSSPIKALYPKLFKS